From Pseudomonas sp. CCI4.2, one genomic window encodes:
- a CDS encoding sn-glycerol-3-phosphate ABC transporter ATP-binding protein UgpC has translation MANLSIRNLQKGFDGHEILKGIDLDVRDREFVVFVGPSGCGKSTLLRCIAGLEDVTGGTIELDGRDITEVSPAKRDLAMVFQTYALYPHMTVRKNMSFALDLAGGDKAEVDRKVAEAARILQLEPLLERKPKQLSGGQRQRVAIGRAIVRNPKVFLFDEPLSNLDAALRVQTRLELSRLHKELKATMIYVTHDQVEAMTLADKVVVLNGGKVEQVGTPLELYHHPANLFVAGFLGTPKMGFLKGKISRVDSSGCDVSLDAGAIVSLPLNGASLTVGSPVTLGIRPEHLNIANVGDCQMQVIADVSERLGSDTFCHVRTSSGEALTMRIRGDLASKYGETLNLHLDSAHCHLFDAQGLVIANALQVAA, from the coding sequence ATGGCTAACCTGAGCATTAGAAATTTACAAAAAGGCTTCGACGGCCACGAGATTCTCAAAGGTATTGACCTGGACGTTCGCGACCGTGAGTTCGTGGTCTTTGTAGGACCCTCGGGCTGTGGCAAATCAACCCTGCTGCGGTGTATCGCCGGGCTTGAAGACGTCACTGGCGGCACCATCGAGCTTGATGGACGTGACATCACCGAAGTGTCCCCGGCCAAGCGCGATTTGGCCATGGTGTTTCAAACCTACGCGCTCTACCCCCACATGACCGTGCGCAAGAACATGTCCTTCGCCCTCGACCTGGCAGGCGGTGACAAAGCTGAGGTCGACCGCAAAGTCGCCGAAGCCGCGCGTATTTTGCAACTGGAACCGCTGCTGGAGCGCAAACCGAAACAGCTGTCCGGCGGACAGCGCCAGCGGGTCGCCATCGGGCGTGCCATCGTGCGTAATCCAAAAGTCTTCCTGTTCGACGAACCGTTATCCAACCTCGACGCCGCCCTGCGGGTACAAACCCGGCTGGAGCTGTCGCGGCTGCACAAAGAATTGAAAGCAACGATGATCTACGTGACCCACGATCAGGTCGAAGCCATGACCCTGGCCGACAAAGTGGTGGTACTCAATGGCGGCAAAGTTGAACAGGTCGGTACGCCACTGGAGCTGTATCACCACCCGGCCAACTTGTTTGTTGCCGGTTTTCTCGGCACACCGAAGATGGGCTTTCTCAAAGGCAAGATCAGCCGCGTCGACAGCAGTGGCTGTGATGTGTCCCTTGATGCGGGTGCCATTGTCAGCTTGCCGTTGAACGGCGCCAGCTTGACAGTCGGCAGCCCGGTGACCTTGGGCATTCGTCCGGAGCATCTGAACATTGCCAACGTCGGCGACTGTCAGATGCAAGTGATTGCCGACGTCAGCGAACGCCTGGGCAGCGACACGTTTTGCCACGTGCGGACCTCGTCTGGTGAAGCCTTGACCATGCGTATCCGCGGCGATCTCGCCAGTAAGTACGGCGAAACGCTGAACCTGCACCTGGACAGCGCCCATTGCCATTTGTTCGACGCCCAAGGTCTGGTCATCGCCAACGCCTTGCAGGTCGCCGCTTAA